A region of Mugil cephalus isolate CIBA_MC_2020 chromosome 3, CIBA_Mcephalus_1.1, whole genome shotgun sequence DNA encodes the following proteins:
- the slc17a6b gene encoding vesicular glutamate transporter 2.1: MESVKTRAAAGVKEFAGKTLGHMYRVVERRQKTGEVIELTEDGRPREAAEKKPPLCDCYCFGLPRRYIIAIMSGLGFCISFGIRCNLGVAIVGMVNNSTIHQNGKIIIKEKAKFNWDPETVGMIHGSFFWGYIVTQIPGGYISSRLAANRVFGAAIVLTSIFNMFIPSAARVHYGCVIFVRILQGLVEGVTYPACHGIWSKWAPPLERSRLATLSFCGSYAGAVIAMPLAGILVQYSGWSSVFYVYGCFGIFWYMFWVLVSYESPAVHPTITDEERCYIEESIGESAKLMGPAEKFKTPWRKFFTSMPVYAIIVANFCRSWTFYLLLISQPAYFEEVFGFEISKVGILSALPHLVMTIIVPIGGQLADYLRSKNILTTTTVRKIMNCGGFGMEATLLLVVGYSHSKGVAISFLVLAVGFSGFAISGFNVNHLDIAPRYASILMGISNGVGTLSGMVCPLIVGAMTKNKTREEWQYVFLIASMVHYGGVIFYGIFASGEKQPWADPELTSEEKCGFIDEDELAEETGDITQSYGAFAGPAKTYGATTQVNGGWATGWEKTEEYVQEEAQEGGYGYRQDEGYS, translated from the exons ATGGAGTCGGTGAAGACGAGAGCCGCGGCGGGGGTGAAGGAATTTGCGGGGAAGACCTTGGGTCATATGTACAG GGTGGTAGAGAGGAGGCAGAAAACCGGGGAGGTGATCGAGCTGACGGAGGATGGGCGGCCACGGGAGGCCGCGGAGAAGAAACCCCCGCTGTGCGACTGCTACTGCTTCGGCTTGCCCCGCCGCTACATCATCGCCATCATGAGCGGCCTGGGCTTCTGCATCTCCTTCGGTATCAGATGTAACCTGGGCGTGGCCATAGTGGGCATGGTGAACAACAGCACCATCCACCAGAACGGCAAGATCATCATCAAAGAG AAAGCCAAGTTCAACTGGGATCCAGAGACGGTGGGGATGATTCACGGATCTTTTTTCTGGGGCTACATCGTGACACAAATCCCGGGAGGATACATATCCTCCAGGCTGGCAGCAAACAG GGTATTTGGTGCAGCCATTGTCCTCACTTCGATTTTCAACATGTTCATTCCGTCGGCTGCCCGGGTCCATTACGGGTGTGTCATTTTTGTCAGGATATTACAAGGGCTGGTGGAG ggaGTGACCTACCCGGCCTGTCACGGTATCTGGAGTAAGTGGGCCCCGCCGCTAGAAAGGAGTCGCCTGGCCACCCTGTCATTCTGCG GCTCGTACGCTGGCGCTGTGATAGCGATGCCTCTGGCTGGGATCCTGGTTCAGTATTCGGGATGGTCTTCGGTGTTCTATGTCTACG GATGCTTTGGCATCTTCTGGTACATGTTCTGGGTCTTAGTGTCCTACGAGAGCCCCGCCGTGCATCCCACCATCACCGACGAGGAACGCTGCTACATCGAGGAGAGCATCGGAGAAAGTGCCAAGCTAATGGGTCCAGCAGAG AAATTCAAGACCCCCTGGAGGAAGTTCTTCACCTCGATGCCCGTCTATGCAATCATTGTGGCCAACTTCTGCAGGAGCTGGACATTTTACCTGCTGCTGATCAGCCAGCCTGCGTACTTTGAGGAAGTGTTTGGCTTCGAGATAAGCAAG GTTGGCATACTGTCTGCCCTCCCCCACCTGGTGATGACCATCATTGTGCCCATTGGCGGCCAGCTGGCCGACTACCTGCGCAGCAAGAACATCCTGACAACTACCACTGTCAGGAAAATCATGAACTGTGGAG GGTTTGGCATGGAGGCCACGTTGCTGCTGGTGGTCGGATATTCCCACAGCAAAGGGGTGGCGATCTCGTTCCTGGTGCTGGCTGTGGGCTTCAGTGGATTTGCTATATCAG GCTTTAACGTCAATCATCTGGACATTGCTCCACGTTATGCCAGTATACTGATGGGCATCTCTAACGGCGTGGGCACCCTGTCTGGGATGGTGTGTCCACTGATTGTTGGTGCTATGACAAAGAACAAG aCCCGAGAGGAGTGGCAGTATGTGTTCCTGATTGCCTCCATGGTGCATTACGGCGGCGTCATCTTCTACGGGATCTTCGCGTCGGGAGAAAAACAGCCGTGGGCCGACCCGGAGCTGACCAGCGAGGAGAAGTGCGGCTTCATCGACGAGGACGAGCTGGCGGAAGAGACGGGCGACATCACCCAGAGCTACGGCGCCTTCGCCGGCCCGGCCAAGACGTACGGCGCGACCACGCAGGTTAACGGAGGCTGGGCCACCGGCtgggagaagacagaggagtACGTCCAGGAGGAGGCACAGGAAGGAGGCTACGGATACAGGCAGGATGAGGGATACTCCTAG